One Nicotiana tomentosiformis chromosome 4, ASM39032v3, whole genome shotgun sequence genomic window carries:
- the LOC104119477 gene encoding vacuolar protein sorting-associated protein 45 homolog — protein sequence MVLVAAVREYINRMLQDISGMKVLILDSHTVSFVSVVYSQSELLKKEVFLVELVDSISMSKESMSHLKAVYFLRPISENIQHMRRQLAKPRFGEYHLFFSNILKDTQLHMLADSDEHEVVQQLQEFYADFVALDPYHFTLNMASNHMYMLPAVVDPSALQQFCERVVDGISAVFLALKRRPIIRYSRTSDIAKRIAHEASKLMYQQESGLFDFRRTEVSPLLLIIDRRDDPVTPLLNQWTYQAMVHELIGIQDNKVNLKNVGKLPKDQQEVVLSSEQDAFFKANMYDNFGDIGMNIKKMVDDFQQVAKSNQNIQTIEDMAKFVDNYPEYRKMQGNVSKHVTLVTEMSKIVEERKLMLVSQTEQELACNGGQGAAFEAVTNLLNNDNISDIDRLRLVMLYALRYEKESPVQLMQLFNKLASRSPKYKPGLVQFLLKQAGVDKRTGDLYGNRDLLNIARNMARGLKGVENVYTQHQPLLFQTMENITRGRLRDVDYPYVGNHFQQARPQEVVIFIVGGTTYEESRSVALQNSTNSGIRFILGGSALLNSKRFLKDLEEAQRIARTSTNMV from the exons ATGGTATTAGTAGCAGCGGTGAGGGAGTATATCAATCGCATGTTGCAAGACATTTCTGGGATGAAAGTCCTCATTCTTGATTCTCACACG GTTAGTTTTGTTAGTGTTGTGTACTCTCAATCAGAGCTCCTGAAGAAGGAGGTGTTCCTGGTGGAACTGGTAGATTCTATTTCAATGTCCAAGGAATCCATGTCACATCTTAAAGCAGTTTATTTTCTAAGACCAATATCAGAGAATATTCAGCACATGCGGCGTCAACTGGCTAAGCCAAGATTTGGAGAGTATCACCTTT TTTTCTCCAATATTTTGAAAGATACTCAACTTCATATGTTAGCCGATTCAGATGAACATGAAGTTGTCCAGCAGTTGCAG GAATTTTATGCAGATTTTGTTGCGTTGGACCCTTACCATTTCACGTTAAATATGGCCTCAAACCACATGTATATGCTCCCGGCAGTTGTAGATCCATCAGCATTGCAGCAATTTTGTGAACGAGTTGTTGATGGAATTTCTGCAGTTTTCCTGGCGTTAAAGCGAAGGCCTATTATTCGATATTCACGGACATCCGATATTGCGAAAAGAATAGCACATGAAGCTTCT AAGCTGATGTACCAGCAAGAGAGTGGTCTTTTTGATTTCAGGAGAACAGAAGTTTCTCCATTGTTGCTAATAATTGATAGGAGAGATGACCCCGTGACTCCACTGCTTAATCAGTGGACCTATCAG GCAATGGTTCATGAGTTGATAGGTATTCAAGATAACAAGGTCAACCTGAAAAACGTTGGCAAATTGCCAAAAGATCAACAG GAGGTTGTACTGTCATCTGAGCAAGATGCATTTTTCAAAGCTAATATGTATGACAACTTCGGAGATATTGGAATGAATATTAAGAAAATGGTGGACGACTTCCAACAAGTGGCAAAGAGTAACCAAAATATCCAGACGATAG AGGACATGGCTAAATTTGTCGACAACTACCCGGAATACAGAAAAATGCAAGGCAATGTTTCTAAGCATGTGACACTGGTTACGGAAATGAGCAAGATAGTTGAAGAGCGAAAACTCATGTTGGTTTCACAGACAGAACAAGAATTGGCTTGCAATGGTGGACAAGGGGCAGCATTCGAG GCTGTGACAAATCTATTGAATAATGATAATATCTCTGATATTGACCGCCTGCGCCTCGTAATGCTGTATGCCTTGCGCTATGAGAAGGAGAGTCCTGTTCAACTCATGCAGCTATTCAACAAATTGGCATCTCGGTCGCCCAAGTATAAGCCTGGA CTAGTGCAATTCCTTCTAAAGCAAGCAGGAGTTGATAAGAGAACTGGGGACCTGTATGGGAACAGAGATCTCCTGAACATTGCACGTAACATGGCTCGTGGTCTTAAG GGGGTTGAGAATGTGTATACCCAGCATCAACCTCTTCTATTCCAAACCATGGAGAATATCACCAGGGGGAGGTTGAGAGATGTGGACTATCCTTATGTAGGAAATCACTTTCAACAAGCCAG GCCACAGGAGGTGGTGATTTTCATTGTTGGTGGGACAACATATGAAGAATCACGTTCAGTTGCTCTGCAGAATTCTACAAATTCCGGGATTCGTTTTATACTCGGTGGTTCTGCCCTTCTAAATTCTAAGAG ATTCTTGAAGGACCTTGAAGAAGCCCAGAGAATCGCTCGTACAAGCACCAATATGGTTTGA